TGATGGGGCAATGACTCGATGATAGGTGCCGATCGTCCATAAGGGCGAGGACGCAACCCTGACCATTGGTGCAGAATTTCTCCAGTAGCAAGGGCAGGACAAAAGGCGATTGCTTGCTGTCTCACCTGCTCTAGCAAACCAGGATTTGCTTGGGGCAGGGCATCTGGGCTGTCAACCTCAGGAAACTCTACCGTAGCCCCCACCCAATACTCATTATTTCCCAAGGGGACAATGTGAGTATCGTTACCAGTAACCACTGGCTGGAGAGCAGATGTTCCCAGGGGTGTTGGCAACCGTAGTCGTAGAGCCTGCCCCAATACTGGCCGAATATCTACTGCTTGCTGACTGAGGGCAGAAGATCCTATACCTGCTGCAATTACTATCCAGTCTGCACTCAAACTTCCCTGATCTGTCAACATCTGTCCCTTAGCCCCAATGCCATGAACCGTAACTCCTAATTGAAACTGCACACCCTGTTGTTTAGCAGCCGCTACCAGCGCTAGTGTCAACTCAGTCGGATGCACTTGCCGATCGTCTAGCGAATGCACCGCAGCCACCAATTCTGGGTGATCGAGATAGGGGTAGGCTGTCTGGAGTTGTGCCCGATCAAGCATCACTAGCCGCCATCCTTGGGCTTGACGCAAGGCAGCGAGGCGCTCCCACACTGGCAACTCCTCCCTCGCAAAGCAAAGGTGTAACAAGCCTTGGCGATTATAGGGAATGCGACGACCAGTAATTGCTTCTAATTCTGGGATTAGTGCATCGTAGCGACGTATGCTATCAAGGCGCATGTGCATACCACTACCCTTAACCTTGTGACTGATGGCTGCCATCAACACCCCCAATGCAGCACCTGTCGAGCCTTGAGCCGGTAGTTGTCGATCGTACACTGTTATCGCCATATCAGGACAGCGACTGAGTTCATAGGCAATCATTGCCCCCACAACACCGCACCCTACAATCGCTACTGTTTGCATAGGTGGTTGCTTATGCCCAGAGTTTGTTAGTGTCTAGTGTAGGCCATGCTGTTCAAACCCAAGCTGATTTTAGGTAACTACTCATCATGACGACGGATTCTTCTAGCCATAGCCCTTCTCCTACAAGTTCCACTGCCACTTGGCAAGACCGAGTAGCCGCATTTTCGTTTTGGTACCACCGGATTGAGCTACCCGGCAACATTGTCACACCAGGCGTTAACCCCCTTAGCCCAGAGAGCTACGGCATTCCTGAAGACTTGACTGGAAAGCGAGTACTAGACGTGGGGGCATGGGATGGCTACTGGAGCTTTGAGGCATTGAAACGGGGTGCTAGGGAAGTAGTGGCGATCGACGACTTTTCAGACTACATGGGCAAGCTAGACCAGCGCTACGCTTGGGACACCTTTGACCTTTGTCGAGAAGCTCTAGGCTATGGTGAAGATGTTTGCCAGCGGCATGAACTATCAGTTTATGACGTAGATGAACTCTGGCTGGGTCGATTTGATGTGGTGTTTTTCTTTGGGACACTCTACCACCTGCGATACCCACTGCTTGCCCTTGATCGCCTAGCAGCCATTTGTGACGGCAGCCTGTATGTTGAATCAGCCATCCTAGACGACTATAGCCCCTACCAAGGGGGATTTGGTCATGGCTATCCTGGGCGGCAAATGGTGATGGAATTTTATCCCGGCGCGGAGTATGCAGGCAATGAAACAAACTACTGGGTACCGACTTTGTGGTGTTTAGCAAACATGGTTAAGTCCGCTGGGTTTGCTCAAGTATCCGCCTGGAAGTTAACAGATACCCCTACCAGTATTGGTCTTTGTCGCGGGTTTGTCACTGGGCACAAGATAGAGTGAGAGCAACCAACGCAAAGGGCGGCGACGTTCTGGAAAGCGAGCATTGGGATACAGTTGGCGATAGGCTGCTTACACCCTGGGTAAATGGGGAATGTTGTCGCGGTAGTCGTTCAAGAAATCACTAGTGATGAGTTGATTGTATTCTGATTGCGATAGCCGCCGCACTGCTCTCAGTTTGCGATCGTGCCCAATGGCCACAGCCTGTCCCATCCGTAGACGCACAGGTTGAAAGACCGGTACCCCTCCAGCGGAACTGTGCAAACTTCGTACTTCTACCTCACCTTCCAACACCGAAATGTCTTCATTACCATCTGGGGCAACAGACAAGACATAGGTTGTGCTCCGGACACCTACAACCACCGAGTTAGTGCAACCCTTCCTAGCTCCACCGACCAACATGGTGCCCTGTTGAACAGGGATACAATCATTGCCTACCGTTAACACTGCATGTTGAGAGAGACGGACAATAGCACCAGTGTTAAAGCTGAGCTGAGCACGGGCACGTTTAGTGCTCACCGTCTCACCCCGCTTGGCCACAGCATTGACGGGTACCTGCCGATTTTGGATGTAGACTCGATTCCCATCCAGAATGTCAGTTACCTGAGCTTGGGAGGCACTTTGTCCAGTAGCTGGCACGATCGCTGCCAGCACAACAACACCCACGCTGACAAGGAGGAGCAGGAGAAATTTAAGCTGACGAGGTAACCTAGTGGCTCTGCGGCTACGTTGGATAGTCAGGCACATTGTGAGAATCTACTGACAAGCACCCAGGGTGAACCGCGATCAACTCTAGCACCCACGACAATAGTTCAGACTCCGTTGGTCTTGATTAGGTTCATGGACAAGATGACGCAACCAAAGAAAGCATCACCTGTTAGAAACAGCCAAGGCATGATCGATTTGGCGATACAACGTCTCTAGGGTGCCTGAGTTGTCCAACACGATATTGGCATGGGCAATTTTCTCTGCGATTGGGAGTTGACTGCTAATACGGGCCTGGGCTTGTGCAATCGTCATGCCTCTAGCAATCAACCGCTGAAGTTGCTGATCTGGCCTACAGGTCACTACCCAAATTTCAGACACCATATCTGTTAAGCCTGCCTCGAACAACAGTGGAATAGACAACACAACTAGGGGGGTTGTCGTCAACGCTGCTAGGGATTGGGCAAAGCGATCTCGTACATAGGGATGAATTTGCTGCTCTAACCAACGACGCTCATTTGCATCGGCAAACACAATAGTTCCTAACTGGGCACGGTTCAGATTGCCATCAGGAAGCAAGATAGCTTGACCATAGCGATCGCTAATCCGCTCCAGAATAGGAGAGCCTATGGCCACAGCATCCCGTGCATAGACATCAGCATCTAAGACAGGGATCCCATATTGACTGGCCATGTAGTTAGATACCGTGGTTTTTCCCATGCCTATGCCACCCGTTAAGCCGATTTGTCGTTGCGTCATGCCGTGAAATCACTGGAAGCGAAGGTTAGGATCATCTTACAGGCCAATTCCGAGCATCTTTAAGCCACAAGTAGATAACCAATGCACAGTTGGCTAGGAAGTTTACAGCGAGGACTTAATACCAATTCTCCAAAAGCCATTTACATAACCCCCTATCTTGTAGTAAGAACCCACAGCAATTCTGCTTAGGTAAACCGTAGTATGGCCAGCTAACGTCAAGACCAACAACCTAGAAATACACTGCTGATGCCCGACCCTCTAGCCGTTGACTTACGACTAACTTCGACAACGAGTTATGGCAATCCTATGAGGCGAAAGAAGGCTCAATGGCAACTGGCAGATGGTCTAAGGTCAGTTTGCTATCTGTGCAAGATTTGAGGCAGCACTGTCCCCAATAAAAAACCGACAAGCCAAAAAAGCTAGTCGGTTGATCGTGTGTTCCCTGTTGATGACTCGGCTAGAGTTGAGTCATTATTATTTTCTAGTAACGTCGAAATTACTTCTACAGATAGAATCACAGGAAGCTCGTGACCTTTATCACAGCTTAATCAAGAAATGTTTCATAGTCAGTATCATCACGGATTGAGTTTTCTACGCGCAGCAGTAGGCGCTTGTAGGTTGACTAGAGCCGATCGCGCCTGAGTGTAGGCAGCAGAGTCTGACAGGTAACTGGATTACCCTTAGCATCGTAGCTACAGGTATAGGTCGCCAAACAAGTGCCTCGACTATCAAAAATTCGGACGTTGTATCCAAATTCGCTAGAGGCGCGACCAAATTGAGCTAAAAACCGATAGCGCTCAACATATCCTAGAGAAATCCAAAGCTGTTGGTTAACTAAAAGGTCTACTCGTGGTGGGTTCTGATCTCGCTGGGGATAGGCCGACCAACTCACCAATAACTTACCGCCATACTGCGCTTGTGCCCACCACAAGCTAGGTACTGACGACGCTCGTTGGCAAGTTATCTTCTCAGTGACGATGCCATCGGGTAGTGCACAGTTTCCTATTTCCTCAACATCAGATAAGTCTCCTGGATAACGTTCGCCAAACACTGTATCCGATGGTAGAACCGATACAGATAGCGAATCTAACAGGCTAAGCTTAGCTAACTCAGTACAAACTCCCCACGCTGAGTTAGCAGTAACCGCACTGAAGAGTAGAGCAATAGTGGCCACAGGCAGTAGTCGCCACAATCGCTGTAGTATCTGTAGCTGTTGGAGTGATAGTCGCCACAAACTAATACCTGTACATGGCACTGTTCCAGGCACTGCGTCGGTGAGGCTGAGCATCGTGGTGGTGATGGTCTCCAAAGATCTCTCCTCTAGCAGATTTTGCTATTGCGTCTTCCACCTTAGCAACCACATTCTGCCAAGAGAGGTCATCGCAATGCAAGAGCAACCTTAACGCTTGTAATGCCTTGTATGCATCGGAGCCTCCCTGATCTGCAGCATCTGGCGCGATCGGAGTTTCAATCCGCAAGGGATCTTTTTGCACAGCTAAGACACCTTGACGAACTGCTGTGGCAATTTGTTCACTATAGTCGCGCCGACCTCGTAAACACTGTTGCCGCCAGCCCTTCTCACTAGTAGCGTATAACGAAGGCAAGCGATTCAGCGCAAAAGCAGCAACCTCCTTTTTATTGAGATATCTAGCAAGTCGGGGGGGAATCATCCTAAATTGCTTGTCAATTTCCTCAGCAACCAGATGCTCCATGGCATTTCGGTAAACAAAGGCAGTGTTTGTATGCATAGCAACAACTCTCAGGAAACGAAACAATAGCGAGGATATTCAAGATGCCCTGTTATCAAGTTTTCCCTAACAGTAATCATTCCAAGGGAAGTAAAGCTGATGTATCCAAGTGTTTTGTAGCCCGTAAGTTTCATTCTCTTACTTATTCCCTGATTATTCCCTGAACACTTATAGTCTCTAAATGCATACCCCCCACAGAGTGGGTATGGAGTACCACGACTGCATGTGAACAGTGTAGCTTTCAACTATTAGGGCCATAGTAGCTTGGTCAAACTAGCATTAGGAACTATAAAACCTAGTCACAACGGACAAGAGTGTTTTTCAAACCTAAGGCTTTGGGTTCAGATTACCCATTGTTGGCATCAGGTTCTATGACACAGTTGGCAAAGCCAACAGAGTTTATCAGACACTGACTACCAGACAAATACTACAAGTACCTAAGTAGTGGAATTAGGGTAGATGATGCACTAACAATTTACTAAGCACGGTAAGGTACTAACTACTAGTAATCCAGCTAACTCCACTCATTGTGTCTATATTAAGACGAATTTCTAGAGAGTTACAACTATTCAGTAATTGCCCATACTAAGGCTCAGTATTTCCTAATAGAAGATTAGCCAACTTTATGGATAAAATTAGTGCTAAGTTGCTATAGCTTAGGCACATCAGTTTATAGATTCAACTTAGTATGGATGAAGCTGCTTAGGGCAGTGCTGCAAGCGTAAATTTAGGGGCAATGTTTCAAGTAAGTCTCTTAGACAGAGGCTTACCTGAAACACTAAGTTAACGCCCTAACAGGGCAGATTCAGGAACTGTGTGTGCGATTGTCCCATCACACAGCCAAATCGCCCTGCCAGTCCTCATTACTACCAGAATTCCCTGGGCAATCTAAAGAATTGTATACTTTTAACTCTGTAATACGTCCCAGTTATCGCTGGCTTAGATCTACTTAGGTATTAGATCTACGAGGAAATACGTAACTCTCCGCGCTGAAGTGCTCGGAATACATGGGTAATTAGTTCATGTTCCTCCTCACTAATCGACTGACAAGACATTAGCAATAGCTGATCTGTGGGGCTAATTTGACGAAGGGTGAGAATACGATCAACGATTTCCTTAACCGACAGCTTAGACATAGCGCTTCAACGATGCACAACGATTGGATACCTAATGATTAATAGGGCATTCTCTAGTCCACAGTCGTAATGACTATCTTGTCTGCAAGTGATTGTCGTCACAATACAAGTCGCGCTCAATACAAGTGCCCTTACATGAAGGGCAAGCTGGCTGATAATAGATCGTGATCCATTTCATTAGGAGTAGTCGTCTGGACAGTTTCCAGCCATTTCCCTTGCCAGTTACCCCTCCTGGCTTCAAATCCGGGTTTGTAGGCATTGTGGGTCGCCCTAATGTGGGCAAATCGACTTTGATGAATCAGCTTGTGGGGCAAAAGATTGCCATTACGTCACCGGTTGCCCAAACTACGCGTAATCGGTTGCGAGGCATTCTCACTACTCCAGAGGCACAGCTAATTTTTGTAGATACTCCTGGGATTCACAAGCCCCATCACCAACTGGGAAAAGTATTGGTAAAAACCGCTAAACATACGATTCAAACTGTGGATGTAGTGTTGCTTGTAGTGGACTGTTCAGTAGCGGCTGGCGGCGGCGATCGTTACATTGTCAATATTCTTAGTCAACTGGAAACACCCGTGATTCTAGGACTGAACAAAGCTGACCAACAGCCTGACTCCGCTAATCAGCTAGACGACACCTACGCTGAACTGGTGGCTCCCTACGGTTGGCCGATGCTAAAATTTTCAGCCCTGACTGGTGATGGGCTAGGAGCTTTGCAACAAGCACTCTGCGATCGCCTTGATCCAGGCCCCTACTACTACCCGCCGGATCTTGTCACCGATCAACCAGAGCGTTTCATTATGGGAGAACTAATTCGAGAGCAAATTTTGCTGCATACTAGGGAAGAAGTACCCCATTCAGTAGCTGTGGTCATCGATCGGGTCGAAGAGCAACCTACTATCACCAACATTTTGGCAACCATTTATGTAGAGCGTCCGTCCCAAAAGGCAATTCTTCTCGGCAAGGGTGGCAGCATGATTAAGCTAATTGGCTCCAATGCTCGACAACAAATTCAAATCCTAGTGGACGGTAACGTCTACCTAGAACTGTTTGTGAAGGTGCAACCTAAATGGAGACAATCTTCTACACAACTTGCTGATTTAGGCTATCGTCTCGATGACTGAGCGTGAGTGCTATCGGAAACTATGAATCTTGCTAAAACCAGTTGACTGAGTAGCGTTCTTATGGGAAATTGAAAGACTGCAACATTACTCTAGTGAACCAAGCGGAACTGGCGGAATTGGTAGACGCGCTAGATTCAGGTTCTAGTGGCAGCAATGCCTTCGGGGTTCAAGTCCCCGGTTCCGCATACATTCTAGACTAAACAGCAACAACCATTAGCCCTAACTTAGGTCTGGTTTGGGTCTGACCTCCCGAAATCTGAATCCACCTGTAGTTCAGCAGCTCTGCTGGCTGCCAACCAATTGGAGGTGTGAGCGAAAGTATCGCGATCAAACTTCGTATTGCTCTCTGAGAGCAAACAGGTTATTGATTTTCGATCGAAAATCATCCTGAGCTGATTTTAGTGCCCGATAGTCGGTCACCAGTTGCCCTTGCTTGTCTGGTTTTCTCTGTCTATTGTCAATAAGCCCTTGCTCTACAAGGGTTCTCAACTCTCTCCTAACGTTGATAAGACCCTGCTTTTCTCCATTCTGTTCAGCCCTCAACAAAAACTTGATTGATTGCCATGGACAATGAGCTTTCTATCAGGTGATTTATCTTCGGTTGCAGATGCTAATATCGGATCTTGCTCAGAGGGCGAGATCTATTGTTATGCTCTTAGGTTTATAACGTGAGGCTTGCTACACCTAGATAGAATGTTACTCTGTTAGCAAGACAATGCAATCCCTCATCCCTTTGGGCTTAGTTTTGCTGGGAGCTTTCGCGATCGGCCTTCTGCTCTGGTTAATTCGACAGCAACGGCACACGACTAGACCTGTAGCCAGACATCTACCGCCAACGAACCTTAGACAATCATCGGTATCGCATGGGTTCTATCGGCGAGCGTACAAACCTAGTCGTAAAAGCCTTGAGCAAGTGACACCCAAAAACACTGGCTATTGGCACGAACCGAAAAGCAGCACAGTTAATGAGTTGTTAACTCTTACTAACGGAGATCGACAACTAGCTGAACGGCTGGTAAAGTCAGTGCAAAGTCGTAATCCAGGTCAGACAGCTCAATGGTGTTGGGAAAAAGCCCTGTACGACTTGCAGCGCGATCGTCGTGCCTAGTAATGGTCTCTCATCCCAGTAAGAGGGCTAGGACAAGGTGATCTGCTGGCAACCAACATTACGGTACAGTTGCTAGTTGCTAGAAATTAGCATTTCGTTAGTCAATCAAGGCTATAGCAGTAGACTTACCAAAAACATTGCTGTAGCCGTCGTTACCAAATGCGACCTGGGTTGCGCTTGGTATATGTCCCATGCACGGTTTTTGTGTGCTAAAGCGTTTATTGGCAGCGCCTGCTGTTGCCCTATAGGTGCTAGTTGCACTCGCTGGTCATAGATGAATTGAGTAACCATAACCTTCCAACAGTTCTTGCTATTCACGAAACAGCCTGCAAACCCCACTTGGTTCTCAAGCCCCAACTGTTCCTGGAATTCACACCACTCCAAGTAGCAATTCCATGCAACTCGGAGATGGGGGGTTGTGAGGAAATTCTGTAGATCTCCCTTCGTATCGTCACTACTTTGCATAAGTCAATGGTTACGGCTAGAGTTTATGGAGGCTAGGGACGATGATCGCTAACGCACTGATTACCGGCATCACGTTAAAACCAGCAGCACAAACTTAGTAAAGGCAGAGTGGCTACTCTTCACTCAGTAACTACTCACGTGAAATGGCCTCGAAGCAAAGCCAACTATTTCGAGACTGTACACCTGGTGAATGCCTCGAATGAAGAAAATCAGGCTATGTGAAGAACGAGTAATAGAAATATTTCTAGAGAAATGTTCAATACACGCTTGCCCCAAAACAGTCCAATTGTTTCGTTAACGAAAGAGCCTTGAGCCTAACGTGTGGGCATGTCTCCTGCACATTCAACATGCGTTACAGATAATGAGATAGAGTGCACGACTGGAAAGTTGTAAGGAAAAAGAACTATCTAAGGTGGAGTTAGGCTACTAGGAATTTTCACCGCAGGAACTGCTAGCAAAACTAGCAAAAAAGACACCAGCAGCTTACCTCTGAGGAATAGGCTCCTGCTCAAGCACATTCTTATCCCCCTAACTGATCTAGTAGAACTTTCTGTAAACATAGTTATAAAAACTATAGGCTGTGCAAACACCTTGCATAAACTTAAAGCCACTCGTTAAGAGCACTTAGCTTACCTAAAGTGTGTTTAAGGTATGAATCTGCCTATTCTAACAGATTTTTGACTGGCTTTCCTGATCGATGTTTAAGCTAGTGATTTAGCCAATTCTACTTGGTTAGACAGTCTACGCTTAATGTGATCTGCCAAGCGAAGGGCTAGTGCGACTGTTGTCAAGGTCGTATTTGCATAGCCACCAGTGGGAAACACAGAACTGCTAGCGATAAACACATTTGTAACCCCATGTACTTGACAGTGCGCATCAACTACACCGTGCTTTGGATTATCATGCATTCGAGTCGATCCCATGTGATGAGATGACCCTAGAGTAACTACGACAGGGTCGCCATCGGGGGTTCGTGCTGGAACATACTTGCCTATGCCAGCTCTAGCAATTTCTTCTACTAGTACTGCTTGTGCCTGCTTAATACTATTACGGTCAGCTTCAGACCAGCGAGAAATTAACTTAATTGCCCGCCTACCCAGGAGATCGGTACCACTGCCAAGTACCAATCGATTGTTGGGGTTAGGCACCTGCTCGGTCATATGTAGCACTTCAAACATGCCATAAGCCTTTTCTCGATTGGGTTGACACTGTGACCAGCCGCCTGTAGCCAGGTTAGGAAAAAATGGTGGTGGTGTGTTTGTAACTTTATCAACAACTGCATCAACCACATCCCCCACATTCTTCACTACGTTACCCAGATGCCCAAGCACCCCTGACACACCGTGACTGTACCCTCTAGGTGAGGCTAATGCCTTTAAGGACGAAATAGCAGGCGAGTTTAGCCGCTTTGCCCTAGGAAAGATCCAAGAAACGAGATTTAAGAGTCGTTCTCGACGAACAGCTTCATTCGTCAGCACCAAGCTACCCATAATTTCAGTGCCTCGAACGTAACGCTTATCGTACAGAGCAGTCTGGTTGAAAATGGCAGGGTTTGATGGATAGATGAAACCACCAGCTACGAGTGGATGATCCATAAAAAATCTGCCCGTGACATCATAGTGGTTACCCAAACCATCTGGATTCACTCGATTAGAGAGCAGCAGTAAGTGGGTATTTTCGATCGCCCCAGCAGCCAACAGCACTATCCTAGCTGACACCCAAAAGCGTTTACCATTCAAGCAAGCACATTGCACACGGGTCACCGTCGTACCGTCATCATTCGTTTCGAGTTCAACAGCATTGGCATGAAGATAGGTGGTGATGTTCTGAGCTTGGGCAATCTCGTCCCTGTAGGTACGGGTAAACAAATCTAGATAGCCAAATTGAAACATACGTGTCGTTACCCGATCGCCCTTAAAGGGTAACCGGGGTGCATCTTCACTTTCCCAGAAATCTGCTGTGTAGTCAAATACACCAGCTCCAAAAACCTGTTGTGCTCGTTGGTAATACGGAACTAGGTGGTCTCGGTTAAAGGGCCAGCCA
The Cyanobacteriota bacterium DNA segment above includes these coding regions:
- a CDS encoding FAD-binding oxidoreductase; the protein is MQTVAIVGCGVVGAMIAYELSRCPDMAITVYDRQLPAQGSTGAALGVLMAAISHKVKGSGMHMRLDSIRRYDALIPELEAITGRRIPYNRQGLLHLCFAREELPVWERLAALRQAQGWRLVMLDRAQLQTAYPYLDHPELVAAVHSLDDRQVHPTELTLALVAAAKQQGVQFQLGVTVHGIGAKGQMLTDQGSLSADWIVIAAGIGSSALSQQAVDIRPVLGQALRLRLPTPLGTSALQPVVTGNDTHIVPLGNNEYWVGATVEFPEVDSPDALPQANPGLLEQVRQQAIAFCPALATGEILHQWSGLRPRPYGRSAPIIESLPH
- a CDS encoding tRNA 5-methoxyuridine(34)/uridine 5-oxyacetic acid(34) synthase CmoB; translated protein: MTTDSSSHSPSPTSSTATWQDRVAAFSFWYHRIELPGNIVTPGVNPLSPESYGIPEDLTGKRVLDVGAWDGYWSFEALKRGAREVVAIDDFSDYMGKLDQRYAWDTFDLCREALGYGEDVCQRHELSVYDVDELWLGRFDVVFFFGTLYHLRYPLLALDRLAAICDGSLYVESAILDDYSPYQGGFGHGYPGRQMVMEFYPGAEYAGNETNYWVPTLWCLANMVKSAGFAQVSAWKLTDTPTSIGLCRGFVTGHKIE
- the coaE gene encoding dephospho-CoA kinase (Dephospho-CoA kinase (CoaE) performs the final step in coenzyme A biosynthesis.) codes for the protein MTQRQIGLTGGIGMGKTTVSNYMASQYGIPVLDADVYARDAVAIGSPILERISDRYGQAILLPDGNLNRAQLGTIVFADANERRWLEQQIHPYVRDRFAQSLAALTTTPLVVLSIPLLFEAGLTDMVSEIWVVTCRPDQQLQRLIARGMTIAQAQARISSQLPIAEKIAHANIVLDNSGTLETLYRQIDHALAVSNR
- a CDS encoding late competence development ComFB family protein; protein product: MHTNTAFVYRNAMEHLVAEEIDKQFRMIPPRLARYLNKKEVAAFALNRLPSLYATSEKGWRQQCLRGRRDYSEQIATAVRQGVLAVQKDPLRIETPIAPDAADQGGSDAYKALQALRLLLHCDDLSWQNVVAKVEDAIAKSARGEIFGDHHHHDAQPHRRSAWNSAMYRY
- the era gene encoding GTPase Era, whose protein sequence is MDSFQPFPLPVTPPGFKSGFVGIVGRPNVGKSTLMNQLVGQKIAITSPVAQTTRNRLRGILTTPEAQLIFVDTPGIHKPHHQLGKVLVKTAKHTIQTVDVVLLVVDCSVAAGGGDRYIVNILSQLETPVILGLNKADQQPDSANQLDDTYAELVAPYGWPMLKFSALTGDGLGALQQALCDRLDPGPYYYPPDLVTDQPERFIMGELIREQILLHTREEVPHSVAVVIDRVEEQPTITNILATIYVERPSQKAILLGKGGSMIKLIGSNARQQIQILVDGNVYLELFVKVQPKWRQSSTQLADLGYRLDD
- a CDS encoding GMC family oxidoreductase, with the protein product MLIDARLLPTNVTIETDVCIIGSGPAGITLARELAQAGIDICMLESGSEEMPDEATKSLGNVEIDESFLQVTSDNRNRKFGGNASYWGINLHQGRMGLRIVPLEETDFEQRDWVPYSGWPFNRDHLVPYYQRAQQVFGAGVFDYTADFWESEDAPRLPFKGDRVTTRMFQFGYLDLFTRTYRDEIAQAQNITTYLHANAVELETNDDGTTVTRVQCACLNGKRFWVSARIVLLAAGAIENTHLLLLSNRVNPDGLGNHYDVTGRFFMDHPLVAGGFIYPSNPAIFNQTALYDKRYVRGTEIMGSLVLTNEAVRRERLLNLVSWIFPRAKRLNSPAISSLKALASPRGYSHGVSGVLGHLGNVVKNVGDVVDAVVDKVTNTPPPFFPNLATGGWSQCQPNREKAYGMFEVLHMTEQVPNPNNRLVLGSGTDLLGRRAIKLISRWSEADRNSIKQAQAVLVEEIARAGIGKYVPARTPDGDPVVVTLGSSHHMGSTRMHDNPKHGVVDAHCQVHGVTNVFIASSSVFPTGGYANTTLTTVALALRLADHIKRRLSNQVELAKSLA